In a genomic window of Lepisosteus oculatus isolate fLepOcu1 chromosome 3, fLepOcu1.hap2, whole genome shotgun sequence:
- the shkbp1 gene encoding SH3KBP1-binding protein 1, protein MASLTRTGEIVHLNVGGKRFSTSRQTLTWVPDSFFSSLLSGRISTLKDETGAIFIDRDPCLFAPILNFLRTKELHPGSINVRMLMHEAEFYGIAPLVWKLQLCDELDTSSCGTVLFNGYLPSPVYPAKRRNRHSVAGPQFVSGRPGPTERVPVRRSNTMPPNLGNAGILGKMLEERPPGQSVDPGMVRIVCGHHNWIAVAYAQFVVCYRVKEFSGWQQVFTSPRLDWVIERVALNARVMGGSLGDNDKMVAVASCNEIILWAIQPDGNGSEIGVFSLNVPVEALFFVGNQLIATSHTGKVGVWNAVTKHWQNQDVVPINSYDTAGSFLLLGCNNGSIYYIDVQKFPLRMKDNDLLVTELYRDPSEDAITALSVYLTPKTSDSGNWIEIAYGTSSGMVRVIVQHPETVGSGPQLFQTFSVHRSPVTKIMLSEKHLTSVCADNNHVRTWTVTRFRGMISTQPGSTPLSSFKILALEDIDGHAGCSAGTDIGPYGERDDQQVFIQRVVPDTDKVYARLSSNGKRVCEVRSVDGTAITAFVVHECEGSSRIGSRPRRYLFTGHANGSIQMWDLTTAMEVAGRTDTKASGGPTEEELLRLLDQCDLALTRTPDISPAASFAHTANPRASTCSLQSQSSDTSRDRGARGFGPLLGTLPRQPPPAALSKPLGAGGAGLAVHPQVAISQASLSSAGSPHSAEARARRPERWDPLPAPRRGSFVERCQERAKSTDYANMDARRSLAASSDLEARLATRTPPLSSAPLRKTPSPAARAPPPTAPRQPKEAGEAAGASPSAGSPATSAGPKPRMNETSF, encoded by the exons ATGGCCAGCCTGACGAGAACAGGGGAAATCGTCCATCTGAACGTGGGAGgaaaaag GTTCAGCACATCAAGACAGACTCTGACATGGGTGCCTGATTCCTTTTTTTCAAG tCTTCTGAGTGGCCGAATTTCAACCCTCAAAGATGAAACTGGAGCA atttttattgatAGGGACCCATGCCTCTTCGCCCCAATTCTCAACTTCCTTCGCACCAAAGAACTACATCCAGG GTCTATCAACGTGCGCATGTTGATGCACGAGGCCGAGTTTTATGGAATCGCTCCTCTGG TTTGGAAGCTGCAGCTGTGCGATGAGCTGGATACGTCTTCCTGCGGGACGGTCCTATTCAATGGATACCTGCCTTCCCCGG TGTACCCGGCCAAGAGGAGGAACAGGCATAGTGTGGCGGGCCCACAGTTTGTCAGCGGGCGCCCAGGTCCCACGGAGAGGGTGCCAGTCAGGAGAAGCAACACCATGCCACCCAATCTGGGCAACGCAGGGATTCTGGGAAAAATGCTGGAGGAGAGGCCTCCTG GGCAGTCCGTCGATCCTGGAATGGTCCGCATAGTGTGTGGCCATCATAACTGGATTGCTGTAGCTTACGCCCAGTTTGTGGTTTGCTACAG GGTGAAGGAGTTCTCCGGGTGGCAGCaggtgttcaccagcccgcggCTCGACTGGGTGATCGAGAGGGTGGCCCTCAACGCCAGGGTGATGGGCGGCTCCCTGGGCGACAACGACAAGATGGTGGCCGTGGCGTCCTGCAACGAGATCATCCTGTGGGCCATCCAACCGGATGGCAACGGCAGCGAGATCG GTGTGTTCAGCCTGAACGTTCCTGTGGAGGCCCTCTTCTTCGTGGGGAACCAGCTGATCGCCACCAGCCACACGGGGAAAGTGGGCGTGTGGAACGCGGTGACCAAACACTGGCAG AACCAAGACGTCGTTCCCATTAATAGCTATGACACAGCTGGTTCTTTTCTCCTTTTGGGATGCAATAATGGATCGATTTACTATATAG ATGTGCAGAAGTTTCCCCTGAGAATGAAAGACAATGACCTCCTGGTGACTGAGCTCTACCGTGACCCCTCAGAAGATGCCATTACTGCCCTCAGTGTCTACCTCACGCCCAAAACAA GCGACAGTGGGAATTGGATCGAGATAGCCTATGGAACCAGTTCGGGCATGGTGAGGGTGATTGTGCAGCACCCCGAGACTGTGGGCTCTGGACCTCAGCTCTTCCAGACCTTCTCCGTCCACCGCAGCCCGGTCACCAAGATCATGCTGTCTGAGAAACACCTGACCTCAG TGTGCGCCGACAATAACCACGTTCGCACCTGGACGGTGACCCGTTTCCGAGGAATGATTTCCACGCAGCCCGGCTCCACGCCGCTCTCGTCCTTTAAGATCCTGGCCCTGGAGGACATCGACGGGCACGCAGGCTGCAGCGCGGGCACAGATATAG GGCCCTACGGGGAGCGAGACGACcagcaggttttcatccagaggGTGGTGCCGGACACTGACAAGGTCTACGCCCGGCTGTCTTCCAATGGCAAAAG GGTCTGCGAGGTGCGCTCGGTGGATGGCACGGCCATCACGGCCTTCGTGGTGCACGAGTGCGAGGGCTCCAGCCGCATCGGCTCGCGGCCACGCCGCTACCTGTTCACCGGCCACGCCAACGGCAGCATCCAGATGTGGGACCTGACCACCGCCATGGAGGTCGCCGGCCGGACCGACACCAAGG CTTCCGGTGGCCCCACGGAGGAGGAGCTCCTCCGGCTGCTGGACCAGTGTGACCTGGCGCTGACCCGCACGCCGGACATAAGCCCCGCTGCCTCCTTCGCCCACACTGCCAACCCCCGCGCCTCCACCTGCAG CCTCCAGTCTCAGTCGAGCGACACTTCCCGGGATCGGGGCGCAAGAGGCTTCGGCCCCCTCCTGGGCACGCTCCCGCGCCAGCCCCCTCCCGCGGCCCTGAGCAAGCCCCTGGGCGCCGGGGGGGCTGGGCTGGCCGTGCACCCCCAGGTAGCCATCAGCCAGGCCTCCCTGAGCAGCGCAGGCAGCCCGCACAGCGCCGAGGCCCGCGCCAGGAGGCCGGAGAGGTGGGACCCCCTGCCGGCGCCCAGGCGGGGCAGCTTCGTGGAACGCTGCCAGGAGCGGGCCAAGAGCACCGATTACGCCAACATGGACGCCCGGAGGAGCCTGGCGGCCTCCAGCGATCTGGAGGCCAGGCTGGCCACGAGGACCCCCCCCCTCTCCTCGGCCCCCCTACGGAAGACCCCCTCCCCGGCGGCCAGGGCTCCACCACCCACCGCCCCCCGCCAGCCGAAGGAGGCCGGAGAGGCTGCCGGCGCCTCGCCCAGCGCCGGGTCGCCCGCCACCTCGGCTGGGCCCAAGCCCAGGATGAACGAGACCAGTTTTTAA